A single window of Zea mays cultivar B73 chromosome 10, Zm-B73-REFERENCE-NAM-5.0, whole genome shotgun sequence DNA harbors:
- the LOC103642793 gene encoding AP-1 complex subunit gamma-2, giving the protein MAHARSSMAHPQRERPEWSSEHPCTHWRPGHSPPQSPPHPIPPRITPNPHPDPETFIHLPWSLSLFGSNIREFGSVSGSDGVTGVASNADAVAMWMVSCRAPCGWCSSPQATPRLRPRCPPQHPQHPGGWAARDTRSSQSPTSRWVATASAIENKGNTVLELQQRSIEFSSIIQRHQSMKSSLLERMHVLDEANYLVKRAASIQAAVPSVNSAPAVTSGGPFKLPNGVGKPAAPLADLLDLSSDDAPVTISAPTTAPNDFLQDLLGIGLTHSSPIGGAPSISTDILMDLLSIGSSSVQNGPPTSNFSLPSIETKSVAVTPQVVDLLDGLSSGTSLSGHENVTYPTITAFQSATLRITFSFKKQPGKPQETTISASFTNLATTTFTDFVFQAAVLKVAFASDTNLIPDNRDIK; this is encoded by the exons ATGGCACACGCGCGCTCCAGCATGGCACATCCACAGCGCGAACGCCCGGAATGGAGCAGCGAGCATCCATGTACCCATTGGAGACCGGGCCATTCACCACCGCAGTCCCCACCCCACCCCATCCCCCCGCGCATCACGCCCAACCCGCATCCGGATCCGGAAACTTTCATTCACCTCCCATGGTCGCTCTCCCTGTTCGGATCTAACATTCGAGAGTTTGGTTCGGTCTCAGGCAGCGACGGCGTCACGGGCGTGGCATCGAACGCGGACGCGGTGGCGATGTGGATGGTGTCCTGCAGGGCGCCGTGCGGCTGGTGCTCAAGTCCACAGGCGACACCACGCCTCCGTCCTCGGTGCCCTCCACAACACCCCCAACATCCCGGCGGCTGGGCGGCACGGGACACGCGCTCCTCACAGTCTCCAACATCCCGTTGGGTCGCCACCGCCTCTGCTATAG AAAATAAAGGGAATACTGTGCTTGAATTGCAGCAAAGATCTATTGAATTCAGTTCCATTATACAAAGACATCAATCGATGAA ATCATCTTTGCTTGAACGGATGCATGTATTGGATGAAGCTAATTATTTGGTGAAGAGAGCTGCTTCTATACAGGCTGCAGTTCCATCTGTAAATTCTGCTCCAGCAGTCACTTCTGGAGGCCCATTTAAGCTTCCTAATGGTGTTGGAAAGCCTGCAGCTCCTTTAGCTGATTTGCTTGATTTGAGTTCTGATGATGCTCCAGTGACTATCTCGGCCCCTACAACAGCACCTAATGATTTTCTACAAGATCTGTTGGGCATTGGCTTGACTCATTCGTCTCCTATAG GCGGCGCTCCATCTATAAGCACTGACATTCTGATGGATCTTCTATCTATTGGTTCATCTTCTGTACAAAATGGACCACCAACGTCAAACTTTAGCCTTCCTAGCATAG AGACTAAATCTGTCGCTGTTACACCTCAAGTTGTGGATCTTCTTGATGGTTTGTCCTCAGGCACATCTCTTTCTGGTC ATGAGAACGTAACCTACCCCACAATCACAGCATTCCAGAGTGCAACTTTGAGGATCACATTCAGTTTCAAAAAACAACCTGGAAAACCTCAGGAGACTACAATTAGTGCTTCTTTCACAAATTTAGCAACCACTACATTCACAGATTTCGTCTTCCAGGCAGCTGTGCTAAAGGTTGCATTTGCTTCTGACACTAATCTCATTCCCGACAACAGAGATATTAAATAG